In one window of Synchiropus splendidus isolate RoL2022-P1 chromosome 15, RoL_Sspl_1.0, whole genome shotgun sequence DNA:
- the rbm24b gene encoding RNA-binding protein 24b, translating into MHSAQKDTTFTKIFVGGLPYHTTDSSLRKYFEVFGDIEEAVVITDRQTGKSRGYGFVTMADRASADRACKDPNPIIDGRKANVNLAYLGAKPRVIQPGFAFGVPQIHPAFIQRPYGIPAHYVYPQAFVQPSVVIPHVQPSAATATAAAAAASSPYLDYAGAAYAQYSAAATAAAAAAAYEQYPYAASPAPTGYMAAAGYGYAVQQPLAAAATPGAAAAAAAFSQYQPQQLQTDRMQ; encoded by the exons atgcACTCGGCCCAGAAAGACACCACCTTCACCAAGATCTTCGTGGGGGGTCTGCCCTACCACACCACCGACTCCAGCCTCAGGAAGTACTTTGAAGTTTTCGGGGACATCGAGGAGGCGGTGGTCATCACTGACCGACAGACCGGCAAGTCCCGCGGCTACGGCTTC GTGACCATGGCTGACCGGGCCTCCGCCGACCGAGCCTGCAAAGACCCCAACCCCATCATAGACGGGCGGAAGGCCAACGTCAACCTGGCCTATCTGGGGGCCAAACCCCGGGTCATCCAGCCAG GCTTTGCCTTCGGCGTCCCTCAGATCCACCCGGCGTTCATCCAGCGGCCGTACGG GATCCCGGCCCACTACGTCTACCCTCAGGCCTTCGTCCAGCCCAGCGTGGTGATCCCTCACGTGCAACCCTCCGCCGCCACGGCCACAGCCGCTGCCGCGGCTGCCAGCTCGCCTTATCTGGACTATGCCGGGGCGGCGTACGCTCAGTACTCTGCGGCGGCCAcggctgccgccgccgccgccgcctacGAGCAGTACCCGTACGCCGCGTCTCCAGCACCCACCGGCTACATGGCCGCCGCAGGGTACGGGTACGCGGTCCAGCAGCCGCTGGCCGCGGCAGCCACCCCcggtgccgccgccgccgccgcggccttcAGCCAGTACCagccacagcagctgcagacggACCGCATGCAGTAG
- the grinab gene encoding glutamate receptor, ionotropic, N-methyl D-aspartate-associated protein 1b (glutamate binding) — translation MSSEKPQYTPVEAGASPPLLPGQPVFPGAAAPGPCVYGGPPIGPPIGLPYPPPVAFGGPVEPPGGFGYGGAPNPAADHLKFMHSADNVHHSEEDPPAFHDNQDFIEGFGLDNKSIRRAFIRKVFLVLTAQLTVTLAFVAVFTFVDEVKQFVRVNSWTYFVSYGVFLASVLAISCCGSFRRTHPWNLIALSVLTLSLSYMVGMISSYHDTDTVIMAVGITAVVCFTVVIFSLQTKYDFTSCYGVLFVCLIVLIVFGLLCIFIRDRILHIVYAGLGALLFTCFLAVDTQLLLGNKEMALSPEEYVFAALNLYTDIINIFLYILAIVGRARGG, via the exons ATGAGCAGCGAGAAGCCGCAGTACACGCCGGTGGAGGCGGGCGCTTCTCCTCCGCTGCTGCCCGGGCAGCCAGTGTTTCCCGGGGCTGCCGCGCCAGGCCCCTGCGTGTATGGCGGACCTCCGATCGGGCCTCCCATCGGGCTCCCGTACCCACCGCCAGTGGCCTTCGGCGGGCCCGTGGAGCCTCCTGGTGGGTTCGGATATGGCGGCGCTCCGAACCCCGCGGCGGATCACCTCAAATTCATGCACAGTGCGGACAACGTTCACCACAGTGAGGAAGACCCGCCAGCCTTCCACGACAACCAGGACTTTATTGAAGGCTTTGGCCTGGACAACAAGAGCATCAGGAGAGCCTTCATCCGGAAG GTGTTCCTGGTGCTGACCGCTCAGCTCACAGTGACCCTGGCCTTCGTGGCCGTGTTCACCTTTGTCGACGAAGTCAAGCAGTTTGTGCGGGTCAACAGCTGGACGTACTTCGTGTCCTACGGTGTCTTCTTGGCGTCGGTGCTGGCCATCAGCTGCTGTGGCAGTTTTCGCCGTACGCACCCCTGGAACCTGATCGCCTTG TCCGTCCTCACGCTCAGCCTGTCCTACATGGTGGGGATGATTTCCAGCTACCACGACACGGACACCGTGATCATGGCGGTGGGCATCACGGCCGTCGTCTGCTTCACTGTGGTCATCTTCTCGCTGCAG ACAAAGTatgacttcacttcctgttacGGCGTGCTCTTCGTGTGCTTGATCGTCCTCATCGTCTTCGGCCTCCTCTGCATCTTCATCCGGGACAGGATTCTGCACATCGTGTACGCCGGCCTGGGAGCGCTGCTCTTCACCTGT TTCCTGGCGGTGGACACGCAGCTGCTGCTGGGCAACAAAGAGATGGCTCTGAGTCCCGAGGAGTACGTCTTCGCCGCCCTCAACCTCTACACGGACATCATCAACATCTTCCTCTACATCCTGGCCATCGTTGGCCGAGCCCGCGGCGGCTGA
- the smpd5 gene encoding sphingomyelin phosphodiesterase 5 isoform X2, with product MALTPSPFPNRAAAGLHAAGWALVWPCFWSLDRVIAVCKSTTLERRQRREQECYLRPLKVFFGVLLFFLLFLLSLPFGFLGFLLWAPLQVCRRPFRYLVEESLPDRETHRGFESEGKASFCFATANLCLLPDGLARFNNLGDSQSRAARIGRLIFQGVGRPNLRVFVQSPGSCGALSPSDSILPEASSTSYGATRSQPAARRHPEPGSAALVESNSHVVCVPCDDSDDSSRSNQEKRGGAPRAPPSQGLADVPWEVSTMFPANLDVLCLEEVFDTRAAKKLTDRLKPVFGHILYDVGVYACQPPCSCSTFKFFNSGMLLASRFPVLEAQYHFFPNSRGEDALAAKGLLSAKLLIGRNRKGKDVVGYFNCTHLHAPEGEGEIRCLQLNMVTKWIGDFQAANKLPDEDVVFDVLCGDFNFDNCSPDDHLEQNHALFEEYRDPCRAGPGREKPWVIGTLLRQPTLYDDDVNTAENLQRTLVQEELRKRYISPPVPAEGRPLLYPEDGQPWVGRRLDYILFRENSISDRCRTEVEEVSFITQLAALTDHIPVGLRIKVSMA from the exons ATGGCTCTGACGCCGTCTCCGTTTCCCAACCGCGCCGCTGCCGGCCTCCACGCGGCGGGATGGGCCTTGGTCTGGCCGTGCTTCTGGTCCCTCGACCGCGTCATCGCCGTGTGCAAGTCGACCACTCTGGAGCGGCGGCAGCGCCGGGAGCAAGAGTGCTACCTCCGCCCCCTCAAGGTCTTCTTTGGCGTCCTcctcttttttcttctgtttctacTTTCGTTGCCGTTTGGCTTTCTCGGCTTCCTGCTGTGGGCGCCGCTTCAAGTCTGCCGCAGGCCCTTCCGGTACCTCGTGGAGGAGTCGCTTCCCGACCGCGAGACTCACCGCGGCTTTGAGTCGGAAGGGAAGGCCTCCTTTTGCTTTGCCACGGCGAACCTGTGTCTCCTGCCGGACGGCCTCGCTCGTTTCAACAACCTGGGAGACAGCCAGTCCCGGGCGGCGCGAATCGGCCGGCTCATCTTCCAGGGTGTGGGGAGACCCAACCTCCGGGTGTTCGTCCAGTCGCCCGGCAGCTGCGGCGCTCTGAGTCCGTCCGACAGCATCCTCCCTGAAGCTAGTTCCACCTCATACGGCGCCACCCGCAGCCAACCTGCAGCGAGGCGCCATCCAGAACCAGGCTCGGCGGCCCTTGTCGAGTCCAACAGCCATGTCGTGTGTGTTCCGTGTGACGACTCCGACGATTCCTCCCGCTCCAACCAGGAGAAGAGAGGGGGCGCTCCTCGGGCTCCGCCGTCTCAGGGGCTGGCCGACGTTCCCTGGGAGGTCTCCACCATGTTTCCCGCTAATCTGGACGTCCTCTGTCTGGAGGAGGTGTTTGACACACGGGCGGCCAAGAAGCTGACGGACCGACTGAAGCCTGTTTTTGGACACATACTCTATGACGTAGGGGTGTATGCCTGTCAGCCGCCgtgcagctgctccaccttcAAGTTCTTCAACAGCGGCATGCTTCTGGCCAGTCGCTTCCCGGTCCTGGAGGCCCAGTATCACTTCTTCCCCAACAGCCGAGGGGAAGACGCGCTGGCTGCTAAAGGCCTCCTGTCCGCCAAG CTGCTCATCGGGAGGAATCGCAAGGGGAAGGACGTCGTCGGCTACTTTAACTGCACGCATCTTCACGCGCCAGAGG GTGAAGGAGAGATCCGCTGTTTGCAGCTGAACATGGTCACCAAGTGGATCGGGGATTTCCAGGCAGCAAACAAACTGCCGGACGAGGATGTGGTTTTCGACGTGCTTTGTGGGGACTTCAACTTCGACAACTGCTCGCCAG ATGACCACCTGGAACAGAACCACGCCCTGTTTGAGGAGTACAGGGACCCGTGCAGGGCAGGACCGGGGAGGGAGAAACCGTGGGTGATCG GCACGCTTCTGCGGCAGCCCACTCTGTACGACGATGACGTCAACACGGCTGAAAACCTGCAGAG GACCCTGGTgcaagaggagctgaggaagcgCTACATCTCGCCTCCGGTGCCGGCGGAGGGCCGGCCTTTGCTTTACCCCGAGGACGGTCAGCCCTGGGTCGGGAGACGGCTGGACTACATCCTGTTCCGTGAGAACTCCATTTCCGATCGTTGCAGAACG GAGGTCGAAGAAGTGTCTTTCATCACTCAGCTGGCCGCCCTGACCGACCACATTCCTGTGGGCCTCAGAATAAAGGTGTCCATGGCTTGA
- the smpd5 gene encoding sphingomyelin phosphodiesterase 5 isoform X1, whose product MALTPSPFPNRAAAGLHAAGWALVWPCFWSLDRVIAVCKSTTLERRQRREQECYLRPLKVFFGVLLFFLLFLLSLPFGFLGFLLWAPLQVCRRPFRYLVEESLPDRETHRGFESEGKASFCFATANLCLLPDGLARFNNLGDSQSRAARIGRLIFQGVGRPNLRVFVQSPGSCGALSPSDSILPEASSTSYGATRSQPAARRHPEPGSAALVESNSHVVCVPCDDSDDSSRSNQEKRGGAPRAPPSQGLADVPWEVSTMFPANLDVLCLEEVFDTRAAKKLTDRLKPVFGHILYDVGVYACQPPCSCSTFKFFNSGMLLASRFPVLEAQYHFFPNSRGEDALAAKGLLSAKVPWHGRRRRLTTRLKCVSLPQLLIGRNRKGKDVVGYFNCTHLHAPEGEGEIRCLQLNMVTKWIGDFQAANKLPDEDVVFDVLCGDFNFDNCSPDDHLEQNHALFEEYRDPCRAGPGREKPWVIGTLLRQPTLYDDDVNTAENLQRTLVQEELRKRYISPPVPAEGRPLLYPEDGQPWVGRRLDYILFRENSISDRCRTEVEEVSFITQLAALTDHIPVGLRIKVSMA is encoded by the exons ATGGCTCTGACGCCGTCTCCGTTTCCCAACCGCGCCGCTGCCGGCCTCCACGCGGCGGGATGGGCCTTGGTCTGGCCGTGCTTCTGGTCCCTCGACCGCGTCATCGCCGTGTGCAAGTCGACCACTCTGGAGCGGCGGCAGCGCCGGGAGCAAGAGTGCTACCTCCGCCCCCTCAAGGTCTTCTTTGGCGTCCTcctcttttttcttctgtttctacTTTCGTTGCCGTTTGGCTTTCTCGGCTTCCTGCTGTGGGCGCCGCTTCAAGTCTGCCGCAGGCCCTTCCGGTACCTCGTGGAGGAGTCGCTTCCCGACCGCGAGACTCACCGCGGCTTTGAGTCGGAAGGGAAGGCCTCCTTTTGCTTTGCCACGGCGAACCTGTGTCTCCTGCCGGACGGCCTCGCTCGTTTCAACAACCTGGGAGACAGCCAGTCCCGGGCGGCGCGAATCGGCCGGCTCATCTTCCAGGGTGTGGGGAGACCCAACCTCCGGGTGTTCGTCCAGTCGCCCGGCAGCTGCGGCGCTCTGAGTCCGTCCGACAGCATCCTCCCTGAAGCTAGTTCCACCTCATACGGCGCCACCCGCAGCCAACCTGCAGCGAGGCGCCATCCAGAACCAGGCTCGGCGGCCCTTGTCGAGTCCAACAGCCATGTCGTGTGTGTTCCGTGTGACGACTCCGACGATTCCTCCCGCTCCAACCAGGAGAAGAGAGGGGGCGCTCCTCGGGCTCCGCCGTCTCAGGGGCTGGCCGACGTTCCCTGGGAGGTCTCCACCATGTTTCCCGCTAATCTGGACGTCCTCTGTCTGGAGGAGGTGTTTGACACACGGGCGGCCAAGAAGCTGACGGACCGACTGAAGCCTGTTTTTGGACACATACTCTATGACGTAGGGGTGTATGCCTGTCAGCCGCCgtgcagctgctccaccttcAAGTTCTTCAACAGCGGCATGCTTCTGGCCAGTCGCTTCCCGGTCCTGGAGGCCCAGTATCACTTCTTCCCCAACAGCCGAGGGGAAGACGCGCTGGCTGCTAAAGGCCTCCTGTCCGCCAAGGTACCGTGGCACGGACGCCGCCGACGCCTGACGACGAGGCTAAAGTGTGTGTCGCTCCCTCAGCTGCTCATCGGGAGGAATCGCAAGGGGAAGGACGTCGTCGGCTACTTTAACTGCACGCATCTTCACGCGCCAGAGG GTGAAGGAGAGATCCGCTGTTTGCAGCTGAACATGGTCACCAAGTGGATCGGGGATTTCCAGGCAGCAAACAAACTGCCGGACGAGGATGTGGTTTTCGACGTGCTTTGTGGGGACTTCAACTTCGACAACTGCTCGCCAG ATGACCACCTGGAACAGAACCACGCCCTGTTTGAGGAGTACAGGGACCCGTGCAGGGCAGGACCGGGGAGGGAGAAACCGTGGGTGATCG GCACGCTTCTGCGGCAGCCCACTCTGTACGACGATGACGTCAACACGGCTGAAAACCTGCAGAG GACCCTGGTgcaagaggagctgaggaagcgCTACATCTCGCCTCCGGTGCCGGCGGAGGGCCGGCCTTTGCTTTACCCCGAGGACGGTCAGCCCTGGGTCGGGAGACGGCTGGACTACATCCTGTTCCGTGAGAACTCCATTTCCGATCGTTGCAGAACG GAGGTCGAAGAAGTGTCTTTCATCACTCAGCTGGCCGCCCTGACCGACCACATTCCTGTGGGCCTCAGAATAAAGGTGTCCATGGCTTGA
- the malsu1 gene encoding mitochondrial assembly of ribosomal large subunit protein 1 has product MNRAVPIFCSKRLSSLLLRNRPLKSAGDDVGWGPPRRRVTSSGTSVGRRHHPAPVTGRWCSDTSRDEYEPEGRTSERAPASQRASETFSLDVLVSLLRQENAVDICVIRVPEQIKYAQYLIVVGGVSSRHLSAMSRYAVKVYKYLKKDAQPHVKVEGQDADDWMCIDFGTMVVHLMLPETRERYELEKLWTLRSCDEQLQRIPAEKIPEDFTYDLEDSQN; this is encoded by the exons ATGAATCGTGCTGTTCCAATCTTTTGCTCTAAGCGCCTCTCGTCGCTTTTGTTGAGAAATAGACCGTTGAAAAGCGCTGGTGATGACGTCGGTTGGGGCCCTCCCAGGCGGCGCGTGACCTCGAGCGGAACCAGTGTCGGGCGACGTCACCATCCCGCGCCTGTCACCGGGAGATGGTGCTCGGACACATCCCGTGACGAGTACGAGCCTGAGGGGCGAACGAGCGAGCGCGCTCCCGCGAGCCAAA GGGCTTCCGAGACCTTCTCTCTGGACGTGCTGGTGTCCCTGCTGCGTCAGGAGAATGCGGTGGACATCTGTGTGATTCGAGTCCCGGAGCAGATCAAGTATGCTCAGTACTTGATCGTCGTCGGTGGTGTGTCGTCCAGGCACCTGTCCGCCATGAGTCGGTATGCCGTCAAAGTG TATAAATACTTGAAGAAGGATGCGCAGCCACACGTCAAGGTTGAAGGCCAGGATGCAGACGACTGGATGTGCATCGATTTCG GGACTATGGTGGTTCACCTCATGCTCCCGGAGACCAGGGAAAGGTACGAGCTGGAGAAACTGTGGACCCTGCGCTCCTGTGacgagcagctgcagagaatcCCGGCTGAGAAGATCCCAGAGGACTTCACCTATGATCTTGAAGACTCGCAGAATTGA